The Tamandua tetradactyla isolate mTamTet1 chromosome 6, mTamTet1.pri, whole genome shotgun sequence genome contains the following window.
CATCTCCTGGTCTTCCCCAGGGTGAGGCTGCCCTTTATGCTGGTCATCGAACCCAAATCTCCCTtggccccctccctccctcctcttccatgTTCTCAAACAATTTATACGTTAGCCTCCAAGGCCCTGCACCCAAATGTCTCCACCCTCCAGTCCCTCTTTCTGTGAGGATGCAAATGTGTCTTGCTCACCAGCAGGCCCACTGCTGCTTCCATTTCTCTCCACTAAGCTCATTCCCTTTCCTATTTCCCTTTCATTTGCTTGATTTACCCTGACCTCTTTTACTTCTTCTGCAACACATCCTTGGGATTCCTTCTCACATGGCACCTGCCCAAAGCATCTTTCACTTGACTTGAGACTCATCCTGACACCTAGGGATCCCACGGGGATGCTGCAATGTCCAAGACACATGCAATGATCACCACCCATGTTGTGGTTCCAAAGCAACAAGAtccaaatatcaaaatgtctaatTACCAGGTCTGGTTGAAGAAAAGATTCTTAAAGGGATTACGATTCTAATGAGGTCAGCTCTTTGAGTCCTACCTGTGAGTTACCTAGAGAATGGAGCAACAGTGAATATCCTTCAGTGTCCAGGTAAATAATCCTAACTCATTCCTTCACCAAGTGGCTGAGAATCATGAACTGGATTGAAATGACCTGACTTACATTCTGGTCAGAAGTAGGTACTGGAGGAAGGGGGTGTGTTGGGAGAGGTGTGGGCTCAACCACATTACATTCTACTGCAGTTAGGTGTAGACTGTCTGCTCGGCAGGTCTGAGATCCCCAGGCTTGTCCTCTCCCCACCGTTCCCCCAGCACCTGGGACTCTGCCAGGTGGGAATCTGATTCTAAATGTCAGTTTAGTACCACAAATGCAGTTTTCTAATTACATGAATAAGATATAGctccaaatatatatttcaccTCTTTTAAATATCTCACCTTCTTACTTCTAGTTGCTTCTCACGTATTTTTTGGATCCACATAGGTGTGAATTGTTCAACAGAAGACAATCCACTATCAGAACTATGATTCCTCTGTTTCAATTTAACCCCACGTCCAGCCAAGCAGAGAGGAGCAGCTCAATAAGTGTTTGGaattaaatttaactaaataaagAAAGTGGGTTTGCCAACCCATTGGCTGTTCCATTTCTTCGCAAATGAATAAAACTTGCAAATATACCAATTGGAAAATGAAGAGAGCACTCCTCACCTGTGTGGGATCATGGGAACCTCACAACCCTGGAGCCCCATTTTCCCTGCTAATTCAAGAAGCAAATCCATTCAAGCCTATGACATTTTGAAACGCCGTAAGAAAGAGGCTAGATTTACAAGGGATGGCAACATTATGCCTACTCACCAATCAGACTGCTGTCGCCATCCTGATTTTCTGTGCCATTTCAGACTCTGCAGGGTACCTGGCAGGTAACCTGTTCTTTCCTGCAGCTTACTCCTGTGTGGCCACCGCTAGACCATGACCTGAAGCCAGCGCACATCTGACTatcccttcttcttcttttccttctcctctccacACTCTTTATTCATTCAAGAACAGGCAATGTTGCTCCTTTTTGGCTTTCCTCTGCCTGGGTGTAGGCAACAATGCGTTTTTCAGCCACTGGGGGGAAAAAATCTCAGACTGGATAATGGCAGTGATGTTCTGGTCTGGACTCCTTGGAAcaatgtcattatttctttcGGAGGCCTCAGAAGCTGTGGTCTTAGTGTCCGCAGACTTTTTATGAGTCATCACCATTTACATCTTTCAGAACACTCAGTAGGGTGGGCAGCTCTTCTGTCCATCAACTTAGGATGCTTGGCTGCTTCTCAGCTTTGCGTTCTCCAGGTTCACTTATTCAAAGATGGGCTAGTTTTATCCAGTTAGCATGGTCCTGCATGGTTCGGAGGGTTCACTCCAggttttctcctttaattcttttctctTGATAAACACACCTTTTCTtccctccatttctttctttttctctgatctCTCTGCATTGTTCACAAATtctatttttgcttctttgttaaCCCAATCCTTGACTCTTCTCATACATGGAACTGAAGACATTCTCCTTTGACTAAAGGTTCCATGAGGCTATACTGGAAGACCAAAGAGCTTGAAGCATGCTGATGACATTTAGTCCATGCTCAgggtgaagaggagggaagggttGAGGAAACAGCTCCGTGCTGGAAAGCCAGTGCTTCAGAGCAAGCTGATGAGAGTTGGGGGGCAGTTTCCATCAAGCAAGCTCTCATCAGTTTGAAGTATGGATCTTTCCATTGTCCCAAGCCCAGGAGATATGATGGAAGCTGACTGCTGCCTCCTCACCTCACATCTGCCCTCTGGAAAGTTTTGATGAAGCCTGCCTTGGGACCCACCTATTTCCCCCACTTTAATTGTCttgcaggaaaacaaaaaaattaggtTTTATTGTAAGTCTGGGGCTTCTTTGTAGTCCTATGGGATCTCTCATCTAAATGGCATTATAATAAGCGGTGATAATGGCCTTGAGACTGTATAAGAAGGATCTTTTATCTGAGACTCAAGCAGAGCACCATGTGGATACTATCATGAAAGCTTGATGGGAGAAGGACTCCAATAAGTTGTCAATAAAATGGTAGCCTGGCTAGCAGCCAAAGCCACACTAGAGGGGTGAGGTGCAGCCACCCGAGATGCAGGTAGTACCTAGTGATGTCTATGATTATGCaacttttatatatttgaaactttgGAAATCCCTTCCTCAGGACTTCACCCTCCAACTCAAACTCAACGACATTCAGCTTACCTAATGAAATCTCGAGCTTATACCGTGTCTTACATTTTCTTTCCCAATGCTCAGGTCTGTAGATTCAATTACAGAGACCAAAAAGTCCATTTATAGCTTTGGTTCTTAAAGCAGGTTGTAACCTTACTGTAATCTAGCAGGGCTGGGGGATGAGAAGCCCAGGGCAGGGTGTGGTGCAGCTTTCCAGTGTATCCATTTCACTTAGAGAATTGAGAAAATGTTAGGACGTTTAGCTAGAAATTTTAAAgcatgattttttaatgttgaagcCAACATGGataaggggtgcaagggtagttcagcgctagaattctcatctaccatgctggagacccaggttcgattcctggcccatgcacttcccaaacaaacaagcaaagcaaacaaatgaaaaatcaaccaaacaaaaattcaacaaatggtgctgcaataaggggatggtcacatggaaaaagaatgaaatgtgacccccaccatacagcacacacacacacacacacacacacacacacacacacacacacacaaaagccagCATGGATATATTGTGAAGTACTATTAGCTTCATGACAAATTTCAAGGGATTTCATGTTTGTGGAAGCCCTTGGGGCTTAATTTCCTGATGTTCTCAATATATTCACTGGTCTGTTTCGATGCTATGGAGACCTTAGAAGAAAAGTCCAACAAGCACTTCCTCACTCCTTTCTCTCAGAGTTGCCTCCAGATATTTTTTCCTACATAGTTTAAGTGTATTGGCATGCAATTTTCAGCTTGTATTTTTCAGCCCACTTTCAAGATTATCCCAGAATTATCATATAAATTATCAAGCCCCTACTTTAAAAATTCTCCCCTCCACAATTCTTTTCGATGATACAGGGGGTTTTATATAGCCACTTAAAATCCAACCAGTGATCCAAACTTCTCAACCCTAGCTCAAGTCAAAccataacatttatttttgcttcaagGCTTCCAAGGTTTGGGGTGCTACATCATTTAAAGATTCTCCTCTTAATGCAGATGGAAAGAAAATCCACTGCTGTAACTTAATGCAACTTCTTCCTTGAAATGATCCCAGCTTCACTTTAGAAATACCAAGGGGAGCAGGAGAGGAGTCTGATTATGGGCCTGCAAAATGGACCAACACCCAATTAATGAGGATACATACTTGGGCTGGATGGTGTGGCCTCTTTGAAGGTCAACCACAAAACTCTGATTTCATGGGTCTAGTGCCTGGAGAGGAGTCCTGACTTAGCAAGAAGCCCAAGTAAAGAATTTTATGGGACAAGGGACTCTTCTAAGGAAGGCAAATAACAGACTGAAGGGAAAGGCATTTGAAAACAAGTAccaagtaaagagaaaaaaagacattaaatacTGTGTCCACACCCTCTGTGGAGGGGGTATAAAGGCTCCCCAGAGGAAGGAGATGCACAAACTCCTTAGTGAACCAGAACTCTGCTTCCCACTGGGCACCACAAACCCTCCCAGCACCATGCCGTACAACTGCTGCCTGCCCAACCTGAGCTGCCACACCAGCTGCTCCTACCGGCCTTGCGTGGCGCCCAGCTGCCACAGCTGCACCCTGCCTGGGGCCTGCAACATCCCCGCCAACGTGAGCAACTGCGGCTGGCTCTGTGAGGGCTCCTTCAATGGCAACGAGAAGGAGACCATGCAGTTCCTGAATGACCGCCTGGCCAGCTACCTGGAGAAGGTGCGACAGCTGGAGCGGGAGAACGCGGAGCTGGAGAGCCGCATCCGCGAGTGGTGCCAGCAGCAGGTGCCCTTTGCATGCCCGGACTACCAGTCCTACTTCCGCACCATCGAGGAGCTCCAGCAGAAGGTGAGGGGCCTTGCTATCATCTCTAAGCAAGAAGGTTGCTATGATTCTCAATCTACAGTACAGATGCCgtgtttcttgcttctttgcCATCATGTCCCTTGCTCCCCCTTTTTACctttgaaatggcttttaaagtcATTCCAAGGAAGTTGAtgtttcacatttattttcaacCCTCTCTAAGCAACCTCTCATTCCCCAGATCTTGGTCTCCAAGTCTGAGAACGCCAGGTTGGTGGTGCAGATCGACAATGCCAAGCTGGCCGCGGATGACTTCAGAACCAAGTGAGTTGCTCAGAATTAGCAGGGAGGTCCCCACCTTTGCACTTAATGTCGCAAGAAAAGTAGTTTCCATAGCTTCCCAAGCAGCAGATCAATCTGCTGGTTGTGCAGGATTCTGCAGAGGTTTGGGGGAAATGAGCAAAGGAAGCACAACAATAGATGAGCACTCAAACCAATCTGTTTAATTTTGGATCAAAATTGGGTCTTCACCGAGCCACCAGAGCTTTGCCTCCTGACTCTATTCACTGGGGGAAGTGGAAAGACAAAGTGGACGGGCTTATTATCAAAGAACAACCCCAGGGGTCTTGACAGTCTGCCAGTTCTCACTCTGACCTTGTCCTTGTGCAGATACGAGACGGAGCTGTCCCTGCGGCAGCTGGTGGAGGCCGACATCAACAGTCTGCGCAGAATCCTGGACGAGCTGACCCTGTGCAAGTCCGACCTGGAGGCCCAGGTGGAGTCCCTGAAGGAGGAGCTGCTGTGTCTCAAGAGGAACCATGAAGAGGTGAGACCAGAAATTAGGTGAGAccagaaattagaaatcaaaacaCCTGGGACAGCCTCAGGCCAAGGTCACTTTAGTGGTTTGGAGTGGCTGAATTAGGAAGGCCAGGCTGAGGGTAGATTTACAAGCCTCctttaaaaacactaaaatatcAGGATGAAAGAAACATTTGAGGGTGATGAAACCTATCCAGGATCCCGCACAGGATATATTTTCATTCACAACGGGTACATCATTTGAGTTTCTCAGCGTGTTTCCATCTGCCTGTGGTTGGTCCCTGAGCTGTAGAATGAGTCCTGGCATGGCTTTATCAGTGCTGTGCCAAGTCATTGACCTCCCACCAAAGCCCATAGCATCAACGCTGAGGAATTTGAATCTCTACCCTTTCAAGGTGTGGATGAAAAGTTATCTGAGGCTCAtcctcctcctgagaggagatgattttattttttgcttggtGGGAGGAAATGATCCATCAATTTATCAATTGATAATTTAAGATTGTTATGCAGTCTGGAATTATACAGCCAATTCTTTGCATCCTGAGGTCTTCTGCAGCCAATCTAATCTGCACACTGGGAAAGTCTGGCAGTAGTTCATTCTTCAGTGGGGTTCAAGCAAGTCCTTGGGAATTCTGTTTGGGATCCAAGTGCATTGGCACAGTAAAGGTGAGGATGGGACTGTGCCATGGGGAACTAAGAGCACTTGTTTGAGGAAATAAACTTCCCAAGCTTCAACAGGCATTGCCATTTCTCCAGCCCATTCTTCATTGAGGATAGTGACTCTTCCATTTTCTGCATCCACAGGAAGTCAACACCCTGCGTAGCCAGATTGGAGACCGCCTCAACGTGGAGGTGGACGCGGCGCCCACTGTGGACCTGAACCGCGTGTTGAACGAGACCAGGTGTCAGTACGAGGCCCTGGTGGAGACCAACCGCAGGGACGTGGAGGAATGGTTCTCCAGGCAGGTGGGTGCCCAGGCTGTGGCCACGCAGGACTGAGGTCCCTCGGGGTCCTGGAGGCAGCGCCTCATCTGTCTTCTCCCGTTTGGACATTTCAGACCGAGGAGCTGAACAAGCAGGTGGTGACCAGCTCGGAGCAGCTGCAGACCTGCCAGGCGGAGATCATCGAGCTGAGACGCACGGTCAACGCCCTGGAGATCGAGCTGCAGGCCCAGCACAACCTGGTGTGTGTTGTCCAGACCTGCTGGGACAAAGGCCGGGCTGGGGCATCGGAGTCCCGGGGGTCCCTTCACACCAGACACTGTCCTGCACCTAGAAGCTTGtggcttctttggaaaaatgtagagaaagggCTAGAGGAGCAGCTCCCTGACGTTCTTCATTTTCCCATCCACAGAGAGACTCCCTGGAAAACACGCTGAACGAGACCGAGGCCCGCTACAGCTCGCAGCTGGCCCAGGTGCAGTGTCTGATCAGCAACGTGGAGTCCCAGCTGGCCGAGATCCGCTGTGACCTGGAGCGGCAGAACCAGGAGTACCAGGTGCTGCTGGACGTCCGGGCCCGGCTGGAGTGTGAGATCAACACGTACCGGGGCCTGCTGGAGAGCGAGGACTGCAAGTGAGTATCCCATTGGAGGTGTTTGATAAAGCCGTGGGCACAGGACTGCACTGCTAGTTGGCTTCCATGTAAAGATTGCACACCTTGGAATGGAAATTGTGCCTTCACAGCAGACATGCTCCGACAGAACCCAGACAACACAGTGGGACCatcattaaaaacataaaattgattGATGGCAAGAAGTATTTGATGTACAAACTGAACTTGTGCAGCCAATTCTTTGCATTTTAATAGAATATTGATATGTGATCAATGATGTCTCATATTTTCTGATACTGAATGGCATACAGAGTGCATTTCCATGCCCTGACTATCTGACTTTATAATAACCAGCGGGTAGGCTGGCTCGTATTCTTCCCACTCTATAGGTAAAGAAACtggagctcagagaagttaaatgacttgtccaagttcATCAACTAGGGATAGACAGAGTTGGGACTAGAAGCTGGGTTTTTGGAGTTTGGGGGAGGCTGGTGACTTTCTCTGTGTACCAGGACAGGCCTGACAGGCATTTCACTCCTGGGGGCTTTCTGGTGTATGAGTCCTAGCTTCTCTCAACTCACCTTTCCatgtcattctttgtctccaGGCTGCCCTGCAACCCCTGCGCCACGACCAATGCTTGTGGCCAGTCCACTGGACACTGCATCTCCGCTCCCTGTGCCCCCTGCGGCCCCCCTGTCACCTGCATGCCCTGCGCCCCCCGCTCCCGCTGTGGACCCTGCAATTCTTTTGTGCGTTAGTGCCCAGGAACTGCCAGAGAAGCAAGGATGCAGGACCTGGGACTCAGAGCTCTGACCTGGCTGTGGTCTGTTAGACAAAAAGGACCTGAAAACACTACCTGCATGGCTGGAGCTGCCCCAGAAAAGCAGCCAAGAAACTCACCAGCCACCTCAACCTACTCCAGACCATTCCCTGATTACCGTTTCCTTTGTTAGGGTCTGTCTCTTCCTATGCTTTTTCAGAGAATCCTCTGTAGTACCAACGGCCCTCCCTTGTAAACTTCCTAATAAACTTGATTTCCTTGGCAAAGCAGAAGCCTTTCTCATTGGTATTCATTTGTTTCAACACACTCATCACTTGAGTACTGTATAAAAAGCCACTTAAAAGTCAGATCATATAGTGGATCGAGTCTTAGATGCAAGAACCGTTCCATGCCTGGCGGGCAGATGGTTGCCCTGGCACCCTGGACCCACCGCCGAGGCTGCCCAGCCCCTGACTACTTGTCAGAACACTGAGCCCCTTGGCTGAGACCCCCCAACAGGCACCTCAGCAGGGGACAGGGCAGCGCCGTAGCTGCTACCTTCCCTTGACCATTCCTGgatatttctctctccctccttgacACTGATATCTGCCAGAGCTGCTGGCATCCAAATCTGAACTGAGAAGTCCTGAGATGGGGGCTGGAAAAAGGCCCTTTTTCAGTGGAAGTTTTGGATCCAGCGTTACATTATTCTGGCTTATTGGTGGTCCAGGCAGCCTCGGGAACGCCCAGTGTGGGAGTCCTCTGGCTTGCCGTGCCGTGTCTGGGACTTCCTCCTGGTTTCCAgctctcctcttcccttccttgGCTCTGGTAGAAAGATTTCCCTGTTAGGTCTTTATGTGATGCTTGGATCTTGCCCAATTCAGTTCAATCTGTAGCTGTTGAATATGTACTCTGTGTATACACTAGAAGTTGGGGCGAGGGAAACATAAAGACACAGTCTTTGGCTGCAAGTTATTTACAATTTGTTAAAGGGGACAAAACAGTCCCCAGATAGCACTACTTTGTGGCACAGTCTTTTGCACTGTCAGTAGTCAGGCTGGTGCTGGGAGCAAGTCTCTCAGTACTGAAATGAGCAAGCGCTGGGAGCTGATGGCAACAGCATTTATAGAGAAAGAGCATATTTATTTAACTCTAATGAAGATCCACTGAAGTGATAAGCATTGACTTGCTGAAACCTCAGAGGatcattttgaaataaagaaatcagAGACCAGTCAGATCTGTTTTTCCCACTAACATAACAAACACACTGGGCTTTTTGAGGGCAGATATCAGATCCCACTTGGTGAAATAGTCCTATATACTGAAATGATCAAATAAGTTGAAATGatactttctttgaaaaaaaaaaaagctaccgttctttctgaaataatttctcccttgatccttatttttaaaactcaagttCCAACCTGGATTCAGATTTGTGTACCCTGTTACTTTGCTTATGAGAAACATCTCCCCTGGGATTGATTCCTTCTTTGCTGTGATTTGCTACTGTGTCTGATTTTCTGCAAATCTGAGGTCAAGCTCAGTCCTGAGACCCTCTGTAATGTTGCTTGTTCCTTTCCTCCACATCCtgcttacatatatttttatatgacaaTACAAAGTAACACTCATAGCtcctgtggtaggcagaataacgGGACCCTTCCCCCCCAAAGATATTCATATACTAACTCCTGGGTTAGGTTACACGGCGAAGAGAAATTGAGGTTGCTGATGGAATTAAAGTTGACAATCAGCTGACCTTAAGATAGGGAGATTGCTCTGGATTATCTGGTGGGGAGAGGGGTATGTAAGGACTCTAATAAGTGTAAGAGTGAGGCAAAAGAAGAGAGTCACAGGGAGATGTAACCATGGAAAAGTCAGAGTGATGTGATATAAGAAGATTTACCATTCATAGGTGTCTTCGAAGATGGAGGAATGGGGCATAAGTCAAGGAATGTAGAAGCTGGAATGGGCAAGGAGGTAGAGTCTCCTTTGTAGCCTCCAGGAAGAAgtgcagccctgctgacaccttgtttttttaacttagaaaaattgtataatataacatatatacaaagtaaagaaagaaaaaaaaaacacaatagctTTCAAtggactcttcaacaagtagttataggacagatccccaGAGTTTGCAATAGGCTACCATTCCATTGTCTCagatttttgtttctagctgctccagaacattggaggctagaaggaatatatatattttttatcatcacaattgacattttttttcttttttctgaaaaataacatatataccaaaaagcaataaatttcaaatcacagcaccgcaagtagttgtagaacatatttcagagtttggtatgggttacaattccacaattttagattttacttccagctgctctaagacactggagacctaaagcaacatcaatataatgattcagcaaccatacttgtttgttaaatcttatcttctctgtatagtgtcaccatcacctttgatctttctatccctctctttaggggtatttgggctatgcgcagtctaactttttcatgttggaaggggctgtcaataatatgtggtaaggagatggaactagcagatgttctggagaggctgggccctctaggtttcaagacttatcagctccagggacccatctggaggttgtaggcttctggaaagttatcctagtacatggaaactttgtagaatctcatatattgtcctaggtgttctttaggattggctggaatggttttggttgggatttggcaaggtatgataggtaacaatgtctaacttaagcttgtataagagcaacctccagagtagcctctcgactgcttgaactctctcagccactgatacctcatttgttacacttcttttccccttatcggtcaggatggcattgttg
Protein-coding sequences here:
- the LOC143685870 gene encoding keratin, type I cuticular Ha1 — encoded protein: MHKLLSEPELCFPLGTTNPPSTMPYNCCLPNLSCHTSCSYRPCVAPSCHSCTLPGACNIPANVSNCGWLCEGSFNGNEKETMQFLNDRLASYLEKVRQLERENAELESRIREWCQQQVPFACPDYQSYFRTIEELQQKILVSKSENARLVVQIDNAKLAADDFRTKYETELSLRQLVEADINSLRRILDELTLCKSDLEAQVESLKEELLCLKRNHEEEVNTLRSQIGDRLNVEVDAAPTVDLNRVLNETRCQYEALVETNRRDVEEWFSRQTEELNKQVVTSSEQLQTCQAEIIELRRTVNALEIELQAQHNLRDSLENTLNETEARYSSQLAQVQCLISNVESQLAEIRCDLERQNQEYQVLLDVRARLECEINTYRGLLESEDCKLPCNPCATTNACGQSTGHCISAPCAPCGPPVTCMPCAPRSRCGPCNSFVR